Proteins from a genomic interval of Acidobacteriota bacterium:
- a CDS encoding biopolymer transporter ExbD produces the protein MAFTNSQGRTQSSLSDINVTPFVDVLLVLLIIFMLTAPVLQSGIDLSVPKTRTVREISQERMVVSIDRAERLFLGNDAVNIHDLGDKVLARTGKDKQPSVFLRADQGVPFGTVAMVIDELRQSGIEQISMVTEPTGQRR, from the coding sequence ATGGCATTCACTAACTCACAGGGCAGAACGCAATCTTCGCTCTCCGACATCAACGTCACGCCGTTCGTGGACGTGCTGCTGGTCCTGCTGATCATCTTCATGCTGACCGCTCCGGTGCTGCAGTCCGGCATCGACCTCAGCGTGCCCAAGACGCGCACCGTGCGCGAGATCTCGCAGGAGCGCATGGTGGTCAGCATTGATCGCGCCGAGCGGCTGTTCCTGGGAAATGATGCGGTGAACATCCACGACTTGGGAGATAAAGTCCTCGCGCGCACGGGCAAGGACAAGCAACCCTCCGTGTTTTTGCGCGCCGACCAGGGCGTGCCTTTTGGCACGGTGGCCATGGTGATCGATGAGTTGCGTCAGTCCGGCATCGAGCAAATCAGCATGGTAACGGAACCCACGGGGCAACGGCGTTAG